The segment TTACCGAACACAGCACAGCGAGCCGATCGTCAACCGCTTCTGGCACTGGTGTGACGACCAGTGCCACCGCATGGATCTGTTGCCGAGTAACCCGCTTGCCAAGGCGATCCAGTACGCGAAGGCACGGGTGGCGAGTCTGCGGGTGTTCTTGTCGGATCCGGATGTGCCGATCGACACCAACCACCTGGAGCGCAGCCTGCGGGCGGTTCCAATGGGACGGCGTTATGCACGGTTCACTGTTATGGAAGGTTGCGACGGCTGACGTCGGCAAAGGTGCACGACTGCGGACGGTAATAGCCAGTGCCGGAGCCGCTTCAGCCTCGTCACCTGCCATAGGTCATTCAATCGAACCTTACATAACTACAAGGCCTGCAGAGCCGCAGGATGTGATCTGTCGGCCGGTAACCGATCGACCCGGTGCCGGGTGGACTCAATGCCATCAATGCGCTCTCCTTCATCGCGAGGTCTGCCCCCGAGATAGTGAGGCGCGGTTGTCGTGCCCGAACCGGAGCGCAACGACGGTGATGTTGACGCCGGCCTGGAGCATATGCATGGCAGTCGAGTGCCGGTTGATGTGCGGAGAAACGTGCTGGGTCGCCAACTCGGAATGCTTGCGAGCAACACTTCGAATTGCTTACGGGGCGGCATGAGTACTCTCCCGTGACGATCGTGAGATCGCCACGAAAGCAGTCCGGATTATGAAAGGTAACTCAACATAGACGGCGTGCTGCGAGTCGCGAAATACCAAGCGAAATCAAGCAGCGTCCCGGAAACCTTCCATAACAGTGAACCGTGCATAATTTCTGTTATGGAAAGCTTTCCATAACAGAAAAAACTGGCTCTTCTGTTGGACCGAGGTCGGTGCCGAGCGGGTGGCGGTTATCCAGAGCCTGCTGGTGAGCTGCCGCCTACAGAGCGTGGACCCATACACCTATCTGGTCGATGTGCTACAGCGCTTCAGCGTGCATCCGGCGAGT is part of the Pseudomonadales bacterium genome and harbors:
- a CDS encoding transposase, which codes for MDKAHCRRGFEQARDAEPQAAAEALAMIAALYRHEQIIREQNLDREHKLAYRTQHSEPIVNRFWHWCDDQCHRMDLLPSNPLAKAIQYAKARVASLRVFLSDPDVPIDTNHLERSLRAVPMGRRYARFTVMEGCDG
- a CDS encoding tyrosine-type recombinase/integrase, whose protein sequence is MATQHVSPHINRHSTAMHMLQAGVNITVVALRFGHDNRASLSRGQTSR